A section of the Aythya fuligula isolate bAytFul2 chromosome 9, bAytFul2.pri, whole genome shotgun sequence genome encodes:
- the RUBCN gene encoding run domain Beclin-1-interacting and cysteine-rich domain-containing protein isoform X4, protein MHSILYHGLIHDKVCCRQKDYWQFVKDIRQLSPSSAHHLEKFISLHENGQPGPDGRSDQAIAKLWLQHSLQFHCLSAQLRPLLGNRQYIRKFYADTAFLLSDAHVTAMLQCLEAVEQNNPRLLAQIDTSMLAGTSLPSLCASGPSAGTRDARDCDAEGHQSRLPGALGCLDHLAESLLTRRGEGPSPVTKSQSLTALPGSPYAPSAGCTQQRHCGSFSSLPHPASSGLPDRRPASSSVCSSTSQPQEHCPATRSSSFSEDRTSLEQPSSRIPSPKDPFSPASEMSSSTTSQSEDTWTGSQDDAQSDPNDGPEYLAIGNSGRRGRACSSASTSSSKSSSSNLFSSSSSQKLDSVSSLGEQGASGGGSWGLGLLRRSSFSEGQSSAPQGILKKSHVRSHSDTNVASGKLHGGLRDITIIIEDPVAESHGDTGRGRGTVSGSTQSSELSTPSSLYMEYDSGQYLSSGEGMFRRPSEGQSLISYLSEQDFGSCADLEKENAHFSISESLIAAIELMKCNMMNRQLEEEEEDSDKEIQELKQKIRIRRQQIRTKHLFPACQEMGSDSLVATDSESQFSSRGSMRLSDSGSAEDVEEYEIQDGNDGSNLIQMSKNGLSVSMASLFSDADIKRNPDSSRKSFLSSESISHSFSNSNSAEAVAMGLLKQFEGMQLPAASELEWLVPEHDAPQKLLPIPDSLPISPDDGEHADIYKLRIRVRGNLEWAPPRPQIIFNVHPAPTRKVAVAKQNYRCAGCGIRTDPDYIKRMRYCEYLGKYFCQCCHENAQTVIPSRILRKWDFSKYYVSNFSKDLLSKIWSDPLFNVQDINPALYRKVKSLNQVWMLRIQLFHMKNMFKTCRLAKDLLDSFDAVPGHLTEDLHLYSLSDLSATKRGDLVPRLIELLKAGSLHVEKCMLCQAKGFICEFCQNEDDIIFPFELNKCRTCEECKACYHKSCFKSTHCPRCERLQARRELLAKQSMESYVSDYEDELEQQEAAATT, encoded by the exons ATGCACAGCATCCTTTACCACGGGCTCATCCACGACAAG gtgtgctgcaggcagaaggATTACTGGCAGTTCGTCAAAGACATTCGCCAGCTGagtcccagctctgctcatcACCTGGAGAAG TTCATCAGCCTGCACGAGAACGGCCAGCCCGGCCCAGACGGCCGCAGCGACCAAGCTATCGCcaagctgtggctgcagcacagcctgcagttCCACTGCCTCTCGGCGCAGCTCAGACCTCTCCTGGGGAACAGGCAGTACATAAGGAAATTCTACGCAG ACACTGCCTTCCTGCTCAGTGACGCCCACGTCACGGCCatgctgcagtgcctggaggCTGTCGAGCAGAACAACCCCAGGCTGCTGGCTCAGATCGACACGTCCATG CTGGCCGGCACGTCACTGCCCTCCCTGTGCGCGTCAGGTCCCTCTGCCGGGACAAGAGATGCACGTGACTGTGACGCTGAAGGACACCAGAGCCGCTTGCCTGGGGCTCTGGGCTGCCTGGATCATCTTGCTGAGAGCCTG CTCACCAGGAGGGGTGAAGGTCCTTCTCCAGTGACAAAGAGCCAGAGCCTGACTGCCCTCCCCGGGTCCCCGTACGCCCCGTCTGCAGGCTGCACGCAGCAGCGCCACTGCGGGTccttctccagcctgccccATCCAGCCTCGTCTGGCCTGCCAG ACAGGAGACCAGCGAGCTCCTCCgtctgctccagcaccagccagcCCCAGGAACACTGCCCGGCCAcccgctcctcctccttcaGCGAGGACAGGACCTCCCtggagcagcccagctcccgCATCCCCTCACCCAAGGACCCTTTCTCTCCGGCCAGCGAGATGagctccagcaccaccagccaGAGCGAGGACACCTGGACGGGGAGCCAGGACGATGCTCAGAGCGACCCCAACGATGGGCCCGAGTACCTGGCCATCGGCAACTCggggcgccggggccgggcctgCAGCAgcgccagcaccagcagcagcaagagcagcagctccaacctcttctcctccagcagctcccagaagCTGGACTCGGTTTCCTccctgggggagcagggggcgAGCggaggtgggagctggggcCTGGGCCTGTTGCGCCGGTCCAGCTTCTCGGAGGGGCAGTCGTCAGCCCCGCAGGGCATCCTCAAGAAGAGCCACGTGCGCTCGCACTCTGACACCAACGTGGCCTCGGGGAAATTGCACG GAGGCCTCAGGGATATCACCATTATAATAGAAGACCCAGTGGCAG AGTCCCACGGTGACAcgggcagaggcagagggaCCGTGTCTGGTTCCACCCAGAGCAGCGAGCTGAGCACACCCAGCTCCCTCTACATGGAGTATG ACTCTGGCCAGTACCTGAGCTCGGGGGAAGGGATGTTCAGAAGACCCTCGGAAGGGCAGTCCCTCATCAGCTACCTCTCTGAGCAGGACTTTGGCAGCTGTGCAGACCTGGAGAAG GAGAATGCTCACTTCAGCATCTCAGAGTCGCTGATCGCTGCCATCGAGCTGATGAAATGCAACATGATGAAccggcagctggaggaggaggaggaagacagCGACAAGGAGATCCAGGAGCTTAAACAGAAGATTCGCATTAGGCGCCAGCAGATCCGTACCAAGCACCTGTTCCCTGCCTGCCAGGAGATGGGCTCAGACA GCCTTGTGGCGACAGACAGCGAGTCCCAGTTCAGCTCCCGCGGCTCCATGCGCCTGTCGGATTCTGGCTCTGCGGAGGACGTGGAGGAGTACGAGATACAAG ATGGTAACGATGGATCTAACCTGATTCAAATGTCCAAGAACGGCCTCTCAGTGTCAATGGCTTCCTTGTTCTCAG ATGCAGACATCAAGAGGAATCCAGACTCCAGCAGGAAATCCTTTCTCTCCTCAGAGTCCAT ATCCCACTCCTTCAGCAACTCGAACTCGGCAGAAGCCGTCGCCATGGGCTTGCTGAAGCAGTTTGAGGGCATGCAGCTGCCGGCTGCCTCCGAACTGGAATGGCTCGTCCCCGAGCACGATGCTCCGCAGAAG ctcctgcccatcCCTGACTCTTTGCCCATCTCCCCCGATGATGGAGAGCACGCCGACATCTACAAGCTGAGGATTCGGGTGCGCGGAAACCTGGAGTGGGCGCCCCCGCGACCGCAGATCATCTTCAACGTTCACCCAGCCCCAAC gaggaaggtggCTGTGGCCAAGCAGAATTACCGCTGCGCGGGCTGTGGCATCCGCACTGATCCTG ATTACATCAAGCGGATGCGGTACTGTGAGTACCTGGGGAAGTATTTCTGCCAGTGCTGCCACGAGAACGCCCAGACGGTCATCCCCAGCCGCATCCTGCGCAAGTGGGACTTCAGCAAGTACTACGTGAGCAACTTCTCCAAGGACCTGCTGAGCAAGATCTGGAGCGACCCACTCTTCAACGTGCAGGATATCAATCCTGCCCTGTACAGGAAAGTGAAGTCTCTCAACCAAGTGTGG ATGCTGCGAATCCAGCTCTTCCACATGAAGAACATGTTTAAGACCTGCCGCCTAGCTAAAGA cctcctAGACTCCTTTGATGCAGTGCCCGGCCACTTGACGGAAGATTTGCACCTCTACTCCCTGAGCGACCTCAGCGCCACGAAGAGGGGGGACCTGGTGCCTCGCCTGATAGAACTGCTGAAGGCAGGCAGCCTGCACGTTGAGAAATGCATG TTGTGCCAAGCTAAAGGCTTCATCTGCGAGTTCTGCCAGAATGAAGACGACATCATCTTCCCCTTTGAGCTCAACAAGTGCAGGACGTGTGAAG agTGCAAAGCCTGCTACCACAAGTCCTGCTTCAAGTCCACCCACTGTCCCCGCTGCGAGCGGCTCCAAGCCCGGCGGGAGCTGCTGGCCAAGCAGAGCATGGAGTCCTACGTCTCGGACTACGAAGACGAgttggagcagcaggaggcagcagcaaccACATGA